Proteins found in one Aneurinibacillus uraniidurans genomic segment:
- a CDS encoding ATP-binding protein, translating into MKTRLLAFFLCILAFIGIFYGIWWMTNKFNHQASPRAQHGLLDLSTWDFTKNGAVPLTGEWEFYPNQLLTHHDFVVSQPTPEYVPVPSPWNRYIRNGKSLSPFGSATYRLQIKLPHAEKVFGLKTSIIRMSNRIYINGKQLGASGIPKTDATYSPENTPYARYTQLSGGIVEILVHVANYDYTPGGGIIDPIYFGEQASISSLQNKALLFDSIVMTSFIIMGLYLFGLYTQRRSDLFLLYFALYCLAAIFYEATHGEKILYMFVPSINYYVFAKLQFLSTSLSGIGLTMYTYYSFRELCSKWVIRICLAVGIFLVAVVACPLSVHSRFEILQIMFVLYIWMYLTYISILASIRQVEGAFYLIFSSLFLIVYTIMIALNIMGYLPLNIVPPFWPVLFILLHSLWMSLRFSNAFKKVEELSVKLLTFDKRKDEFLAKTSHELRTPLHGIINIAELLLQDKKEELEPKQREGLVAIHLIGKRLATLINDIVDISKIKHGELRIYPVPVDTRAVAQMIISFFEMMQKEKQLLLLNQIPNDLPLAYADENRLKQIFYNLVDNAIKYTGSGKMELLGYVEGNFVTISVKDTGTGIPAEKFEEIFDSFHQLEDHMTSENPGIGLGLNITKQLIELHGGTIRVQSTVGEGSCFTFTLPVVNEGDKDIQEHTLFTNAEPAAAATATLSFSTPYKLLKESTYTVLVVDDEYSNLKVLLDALDSMGHSVIATKNGQEALDMLHSHPTIDLVILDLMMPRMSGLDVCRTIRATHKLTEIPVLILTAAGQIGDIIASFEAGANDFLQKPVELPELKARVESLLLLKKSVQEALQHELDFLQAQITPHFLYNALNTVISLSYKDVEKMRDIINDLTYYLRAKFDFHNQERLIPLAQELELVRAYFGIEQVRYGTRLRVIFEIDETVQCLLPPLTIQPLVENAVRHGIAPKLSGGTITLSISQTVDMIYITVADDGVGIAESRLKEIVVGQYKGVGLRNVDRRLQSFYHCRLQIESSDQTGTTITIALPKEKLL; encoded by the coding sequence ATGAAAACACGACTACTCGCTTTTTTTCTCTGTATCCTTGCTTTCATCGGGATTTTTTATGGGATATGGTGGATGACGAATAAATTCAACCATCAGGCATCCCCACGAGCACAGCATGGTCTCCTCGATTTATCCACATGGGATTTCACGAAAAATGGCGCTGTTCCTCTTACAGGGGAATGGGAGTTTTATCCGAACCAACTGCTGACCCATCATGACTTTGTAGTTTCACAGCCTACACCAGAGTACGTGCCTGTTCCATCTCCCTGGAATCGTTATATCCGTAACGGAAAGTCGCTTTCGCCCTTTGGAAGTGCCACCTATCGCTTACAGATAAAGCTGCCGCATGCAGAAAAAGTATTCGGCCTTAAAACATCGATCATCCGTATGTCAAATCGTATCTATATCAATGGCAAACAGCTCGGAGCAAGCGGCATTCCGAAAACCGATGCTACCTATTCTCCCGAAAATACACCGTATGCCCGCTATACGCAACTATCGGGTGGGATCGTGGAGATACTCGTTCATGTCGCAAACTATGACTACACTCCTGGCGGAGGAATCATCGATCCGATTTATTTCGGGGAACAGGCATCCATCTCGTCTTTGCAAAATAAGGCCTTGCTGTTCGATTCCATTGTCATGACGAGCTTCATCATAATGGGGCTGTATTTGTTTGGTCTGTACACACAAAGAAGAAGCGATTTATTTTTACTATATTTCGCACTGTATTGCTTGGCTGCGATCTTTTATGAGGCTACACACGGCGAGAAAATATTGTACATGTTCGTCCCATCCATCAATTATTATGTATTTGCCAAACTACAATTTCTCTCTACCTCGCTCAGCGGGATTGGCCTAACAATGTACACGTATTATTCCTTCCGAGAGCTATGCTCCAAATGGGTGATTCGAATCTGTCTGGCAGTCGGAATCTTCCTGGTAGCTGTAGTTGCTTGCCCGTTATCCGTTCATAGTCGTTTTGAGATTTTGCAAATTATGTTTGTTCTTTACATATGGATGTATCTCACATACATATCAATACTAGCGTCCATTCGTCAGGTAGAAGGGGCTTTCTATCTGATTTTTAGCTCGCTTTTCTTAATTGTGTATACGATCATGATCGCGCTTAATATTATGGGATATTTACCTTTGAACATTGTGCCACCCTTTTGGCCTGTTCTATTTATCTTGCTGCATTCGCTCTGGATGTCGCTACGCTTTTCCAACGCATTCAAAAAAGTGGAGGAGCTATCTGTAAAACTATTAACATTTGACAAACGTAAAGATGAATTTCTCGCTAAAACTTCTCATGAACTGCGAACGCCGTTACATGGAATTATTAACATTGCCGAACTATTGCTGCAAGACAAAAAAGAAGAACTAGAGCCAAAGCAAAGAGAAGGCCTCGTCGCTATTCACTTGATCGGAAAGCGGCTTGCCACACTTATTAATGATATTGTTGATATATCGAAAATCAAACACGGTGAACTGCGCATTTATCCCGTTCCGGTTGATACGAGAGCCGTAGCACAGATGATTATATCTTTCTTCGAAATGATGCAAAAAGAAAAGCAGCTTCTCCTCCTCAACCAAATTCCAAACGATCTTCCTCTTGCCTATGCGGACGAAAATCGCTTGAAGCAAATTTTTTATAATCTAGTGGATAATGCAATAAAATATACAGGTAGCGGAAAAATGGAGCTCTTGGGCTATGTAGAAGGAAATTTTGTAACGATTTCCGTAAAAGATACCGGGACAGGAATTCCAGCAGAAAAATTCGAGGAAATTTTCGACTCCTTCCATCAACTTGAAGATCATATGACAAGTGAGAATCCGGGAATCGGTCTTGGGTTAAACATTACGAAACAGCTCATTGAATTACATGGTGGGACGATTCGCGTTCAGTCTACAGTAGGAGAAGGTTCATGCTTTACTTTTACATTACCAGTAGTAAATGAAGGGGATAAAGACATACAGGAACACACTTTGTTCACCAATGCCGAGCCTGCGGCTGCGGCTACTGCTACTCTATCATTTTCTACGCCATATAAGTTATTGAAAGAATCGACTTATACCGTACTTGTCGTCGATGATGAATACTCGAACTTAAAAGTGTTGCTCGACGCGCTCGATTCGATGGGCCATTCCGTCATTGCAACCAAAAATGGGCAAGAGGCACTGGATATGCTTCACAGCCATCCGACGATTGATTTGGTGATTCTAGATCTCATGATGCCGCGCATGTCCGGCTTAGACGTATGCCGTACAATCCGGGCTACTCATAAACTAACAGAGATCCCGGTTCTTATCCTAACAGCAGCGGGACAAATTGGTGACATCATCGCTTCTTTTGAGGCAGGGGCTAATGATTTCTTACAAAAGCCTGTAGAACTTCCTGAGTTAAAAGCACGAGTAGAGTCATTGCTCTTACTGAAAAAATCTGTTCAAGAAGCCCTGCAGCATGAGCTGGACTTTTTACAAGCGCAGATTACCCCGCATTTTCTGTATAATGCGCTCAATACGGTTATCTCTCTCTCCTACAAAGATGTAGAGAAAATGCGCGATATTATTAATGATCTCACGTATTATTTGCGAGCCAAGTTTGACTTCCATAACCAGGAACGACTTATCCCACTTGCCCAGGAGCTTGAACTAGTACGGGCTTACTTTGGCATTGAGCAAGTACGTTATGGAACACGACTACGTGTTATTTTTGAGATCGATGAGACGGTTCAATGTTTATTACCTCCTCTCACGATTCAACCACTCGTCGAAAACGCAGTCCGCCATGGGATTGCTCCGAAACTTTCGGGTGGAACGATTACACTCTCGATCTCTCAAACGGTAGATATGATTTATATTACTGTTGCTGATGACGGGGTGGGAATTGCGGAATCCCGCCTGAAAGAAATTGTTGTGGGTCAGTACAAAGGGGTCGGTCTCCGAAATGTGGATAGGCGTTTACAAAGCTTCTATCACTGTCGCCTGCAAATCGAAAGTTCTGATCAGACAGGGACAACAATTACAATAGCATTACCAAAGGAAAAACTACTATAA
- a CDS encoding 4-hydroxyphenylacetate 3-hydroxylase family protein — MAVRTGQQFLEGLKNDGREIWLDGELIQDVTTHPAFKGAAEHIAKLFDLQHKYPEVMTATCPETGEKFGITHLIPRSKEDIKRIRKAMKVWAEASVGLMGRSPDYMNTTFACFAGHADVWARRGNEQGAQNMIKYQKYVRDNDLIMTHSIINPQVDRSVSEAEQGGGEVSLHKVGETEDAIIVRGARMLATLAPFADELTVYPGSDIRLQDKKYAICFAVPMNTPGLKFICRDSYSKERNKFDYPLSARFDEMDAVVIFDDVHVPKDRVFMDGDTVGYSEVIGDGYWRNYIIFQAMNRALTKLEFAFGLGHMIADTTGVNTFDHVQEKLGEIWNMMEMTRAGVVAAEEGAFEVDGKGIWAPNDKPLIALRGLMPKWIPRATELLKVIGGGGYMLTPSLKDMNGPLAKDITKYYQARNSDAEQRIRLFRLGWDFIGSELAGRGDLYERFYLSDAYRMTALNYKIAEKEHAKMLVEQFLNEPVAELQTTK; from the coding sequence ATGGCAGTACGGACAGGGCAGCAATTTCTTGAGGGTTTGAAAAACGATGGACGTGAGATTTGGTTAGACGGAGAGTTAATACAAGATGTAACGACTCACCCGGCGTTTAAAGGAGCAGCCGAGCATATCGCAAAATTGTTCGATTTGCAGCATAAATATCCGGAAGTTATGACAGCTACTTGCCCGGAAACAGGTGAAAAATTTGGAATTACTCACTTGATCCCGAGAAGCAAAGAAGATATTAAACGAATTCGCAAAGCGATGAAAGTATGGGCGGAAGCGTCTGTTGGCTTAATGGGAAGAAGCCCGGATTATATGAATACAACATTTGCTTGTTTTGCAGGTCATGCGGACGTATGGGCTCGTCGTGGGAATGAGCAAGGTGCACAAAATATGATCAAGTATCAAAAGTACGTTCGGGATAACGATTTAATTATGACCCACTCTATTATTAATCCACAGGTAGACCGTTCCGTATCGGAAGCCGAGCAGGGTGGCGGAGAAGTGTCCCTACACAAAGTTGGGGAAACAGAAGACGCCATTATCGTACGCGGCGCGCGAATGCTGGCGACATTAGCACCGTTTGCGGATGAATTAACAGTATATCCGGGAAGCGATATTCGCCTGCAGGATAAGAAATATGCGATTTGCTTCGCGGTTCCGATGAATACGCCAGGACTTAAATTTATCTGTCGTGATTCTTACAGCAAAGAGAGAAATAAATTTGACTATCCGCTGTCCGCTCGCTTTGATGAAATGGATGCGGTTGTTATTTTCGATGATGTACACGTACCAAAAGATCGCGTGTTTATGGACGGGGATACAGTAGGTTATTCGGAAGTTATTGGAGATGGATACTGGAGAAACTATATCATCTTCCAGGCGATGAACCGCGCCTTAACAAAACTTGAGTTTGCATTTGGCCTTGGCCATATGATTGCTGATACGACAGGGGTAAATACATTCGATCATGTGCAAGAAAAACTCGGGGAAATTTGGAACATGATGGAGATGACACGCGCAGGTGTAGTGGCTGCCGAGGAAGGGGCGTTTGAAGTTGATGGCAAAGGAATCTGGGCACCGAATGATAAGCCGCTGATTGCGCTGCGCGGTTTGATGCCGAAATGGATTCCACGTGCTACTGAACTGCTGAAAGTGATCGGCGGCGGTGGATATATGCTTACGCCATCTTTGAAAGACATGAACGGACCGCTGGCGAAAGATATTACAAAATATTATCAGGCACGAAATTCTGATGCCGAACAGCGCATTCGCTTATTCCGTCTCGGCTGGGACTTTATCGGCTCAGAGCTTGCTGGACGCGGTGATTTGTACGAGCGGTTCTATCTCAGTGACGCTTATCGGATGACAGCTCTAAACTACAAAATTGCAGAAAAAGAACATGCCAAAATGCTAGTTGAGCAGTTTTTGAATGAGCCGGTAGCCGAATTACAGACCACAAAGTAA
- a CDS encoding APC family permease, with product METETTSINGSVTVGASGHKAELKRVLKTRDLVIFGMVFMAPVSAQTLFGSLAQVSQGHAVLSYIVGLVAMIFTAYSYGKMAEAFPIAGSTYSYTSRAIHPYVGFIAGWCMLLDYVLIPILLYKLSAIYAMELLPSIPLWLMLLLFVVPVTVFNCIGTQIASRVNTFMTAIMVISIVLFVGFAIKALLHGVGVGSVFSMQGIYNAQTFTWPSLIGGASIAVLSFLGFDAVTTMAEDSSVSGKMVGKAAVLACIVSAVLYVAQVYFATLTFPNFTAFQSPDTAFFEIATLVGGSGLATLLALIISLSGISTALAGQAAASRLLYGMGRERVLPKFFAHIHPKYKTPAYSILFMAAAGYIGAVLIDLSVLFLIIVFGALIGFLCVNLSVFIEYYIKRKERSFTAFVPYVVFPLAGLVVCAYIMWGMDRIGHIVGGSWLALGIIYLAIMSKGFTKKVEMFKEDSF from the coding sequence ATGGAAACAGAAACGACTTCTATTAATGGGTCGGTTACGGTTGGAGCATCTGGTCACAAGGCAGAATTAAAACGGGTATTAAAGACGCGTGACTTGGTTATATTTGGAATGGTTTTTATGGCACCTGTTTCCGCTCAGACTCTTTTTGGTTCGCTTGCACAAGTATCACAGGGGCATGCTGTTTTGTCGTATATTGTTGGACTGGTCGCGATGATATTCACAGCGTATTCGTATGGTAAAATGGCAGAGGCCTTTCCGATTGCAGGGTCTACGTATAGTTATACATCACGGGCGATTCATCCGTATGTAGGTTTTATTGCGGGCTGGTGTATGCTGCTCGATTATGTGCTCATTCCTATTTTGTTATATAAACTGAGCGCAATCTATGCGATGGAATTGCTGCCATCTATTCCACTTTGGTTAATGCTGCTTTTGTTTGTCGTTCCAGTAACGGTGTTTAATTGTATCGGAACGCAGATTGCTTCAAGGGTAAATACCTTTATGACTGCAATTATGGTCATAAGTATTGTTTTGTTTGTCGGTTTTGCGATAAAAGCATTGCTTCATGGAGTAGGTGTCGGAAGTGTTTTTTCGATGCAAGGGATTTACAATGCACAAACCTTTACGTGGCCTTCTCTGATCGGGGGAGCATCGATTGCGGTTCTTTCTTTCCTTGGCTTTGATGCAGTAACAACGATGGCAGAAGATTCAAGTGTTTCAGGGAAAATGGTGGGAAAAGCTGCGGTACTAGCCTGTATTGTAAGTGCGGTGTTGTATGTGGCCCAAGTTTATTTTGCTACGTTAACATTCCCGAATTTCACCGCTTTTCAGTCCCCAGATACAGCCTTTTTCGAGATTGCAACGCTTGTGGGAGGGAGCGGGCTGGCTACGCTTTTGGCGTTAATTATTTCGCTTTCCGGTATTTCAACAGCTCTGGCAGGGCAGGCAGCCGCTTCTCGCTTGTTATACGGAATGGGGCGTGAACGTGTACTGCCCAAGTTTTTCGCACATATTCATCCGAAATACAAAACACCAGCCTACAGTATTTTATTTATGGCAGCTGCCGGGTATATCGGTGCCGTTTTGATTGATTTAAGCGTGCTGTTTTTGATCATTGTGTTCGGTGCGTTAATCGGATTTCTCTGTGTGAATTTATCTGTATTCATCGAGTACTACATCAAGAGAAAAGAGCGTTCGTTTACGGCATTTGTTCCGTACGTAGTATTTCCACTGGCTGGATTGGTTGTATGCGCTTACATCATGTGGGGGATGGATCGTATTGGGCATATTGTAGGGGGAAGCTGGCTTGCGCTCGGGATTATTTATCTGGCTATTATGAGTAAGGGCTTCACGAAAAAAGTCGAGATGTTTAAAGAGGATTCGTTTTAG
- a CDS encoding MarR family transcriptional regulator has protein sequence MFEDDFLPEEKDIIDRLNGQPYNFEAMTVVTNLYRAAQRMRVKMEREVLSAYNLSWTAFDLLHNLWIWEPLEMRKAAKLMGVTVATVSSITNTLERKELCMRLVDQRDRRLVQLKLTDQGREVIEDLYPKFNKGEVEIIEGLTELEQKIITNLLRRIIRNMDDPE, from the coding sequence ATGTTTGAAGACGATTTTCTGCCTGAGGAAAAAGATATTATAGACCGACTCAATGGTCAGCCATATAATTTTGAAGCGATGACCGTTGTAACGAATTTATACCGGGCTGCCCAGCGCATGCGAGTAAAAATGGAGCGGGAAGTTCTCTCTGCTTATAATCTTTCTTGGACTGCATTTGACTTGTTACATAACCTTTGGATATGGGAGCCGCTTGAGATGAGAAAGGCAGCCAAGCTGATGGGAGTAACGGTAGCGACTGTCAGCAGCATTACAAACACATTAGAGCGGAAAGAGTTATGTATGCGGCTAGTAGATCAGCGTGATCGTCGACTGGTCCAACTAAAGCTGACGGATCAGGGGAGAGAAGTCATTGAAGATTTATACCCTAAGTTTAATAAGGGAGAAGTTGAAATTATTGAAGGGTTAACGGAACTCGAACAAAAAATTATTACAAATTTGCTTAGAAGAATCATTCGAAATATGGATGACCCTGAATGA
- a CDS encoding aldehyde dehydrogenase, with amino-acid sequence MVTKAREKIIVANVPVSPDHYIGGQRISSTKSFTVISPIDESVLGEVAAGGAEEVDAAVRAALKAYPEWAALGPKGRGVYLRRFADVLESRVEELAAVETMSNGSLLESGRKRVMKRAALNIRFFAEWAENLKGKTWESNGTQYSVHYQPSGVSALITPWNAPLMLTTWKVGPALAAGNTVVVKPPEWAPFTCSLLADCAEEAGLPAGVLNIVQGIGEEAGAALTGHPGISRISFTGSVETGRIIGKVAADRIVPASMELGGKSPLIVFADSDFEAAVRTTIGQYDNAGQVCLAGTRILVEQSIADRFLAAMTEAAKKIVLGDPRNEETDVGPLITREHMNKVEGFVERAKAQGARLLYGGNVSEQLGGLYFEPTLFTDVPEHAEILKEEVFGPVLTFQTFSTEEEAIQMANNTEYGLAATIFTGNEARAKRVGSAITAGTVWINTFFARDLSAPFGGSKKSGIGREGGDWSFDFFCDIVTLAHKTDSFNS; translated from the coding sequence TTGGTAACAAAAGCGAGAGAGAAAATCATCGTTGCGAATGTGCCTGTATCACCAGACCATTATATTGGGGGACAGCGTATTTCCTCGACAAAATCGTTTACAGTTATTAGCCCGATAGATGAATCTGTGTTAGGAGAAGTGGCAGCGGGGGGAGCGGAAGAAGTAGATGCCGCAGTACGCGCAGCTTTGAAAGCGTATCCAGAATGGGCGGCATTAGGCCCAAAAGGGCGCGGTGTCTACCTGCGCCGCTTTGCTGATGTTCTTGAAAGTCGGGTTGAAGAGCTAGCAGCAGTAGAGACGATGAGCAACGGATCACTGCTAGAATCGGGCCGCAAGCGTGTCATGAAACGCGCTGCGCTTAATATTCGTTTTTTTGCCGAATGGGCGGAAAATCTAAAGGGAAAAACGTGGGAGTCGAATGGGACCCAGTATAGTGTTCATTATCAACCATCGGGGGTGTCGGCTCTAATTACGCCGTGGAACGCACCGCTCATGTTAACAACCTGGAAAGTAGGTCCGGCATTAGCCGCGGGAAATACCGTCGTTGTGAAGCCGCCGGAATGGGCACCTTTCACCTGTTCTCTGCTTGCTGATTGCGCAGAAGAAGCAGGCCTTCCTGCTGGTGTATTAAATATTGTGCAGGGAATTGGCGAAGAAGCGGGAGCGGCGTTGACCGGACATCCAGGGATTAGCCGTATTTCGTTTACGGGCTCTGTTGAGACCGGACGCATCATCGGAAAAGTAGCAGCGGACCGCATCGTTCCTGCCAGCATGGAACTAGGTGGGAAATCTCCGCTCATTGTCTTCGCGGATAGTGACTTTGAGGCGGCCGTTCGGACCACGATCGGACAGTACGATAATGCGGGGCAAGTATGCTTGGCAGGTACCCGGATTCTTGTTGAACAGTCCATTGCCGATCGCTTTTTAGCGGCGATGACAGAAGCGGCGAAAAAGATTGTACTCGGTGATCCGCGTAACGAAGAGACGGATGTAGGGCCGTTAATCACACGCGAACATATGAACAAAGTAGAAGGCTTTGTCGAGCGTGCGAAAGCGCAAGGAGCACGACTTTTGTACGGTGGTAACGTATCTGAACAACTGGGCGGGCTGTATTTTGAACCGACATTGTTTACAGACGTTCCAGAACATGCGGAGATTTTAAAAGAGGAAGTATTCGGCCCTGTGCTGACGTTCCAGACTTTTAGCACAGAAGAAGAAGCCATTCAAATGGCAAACAATACGGAGTACGGATTAGCTGCTACGATCTTTACGGGAAATGAAGCACGAGCGAAAAGAGTTGGAAGCGCAATCACAGCCGGAACCGTATGGATTAATACATTTTTTGCCCGTGACTTATCGGCTCCGTTTGGCGGAAGCAAGAAGTCAGGGATCGGACGCGAAGGTGGGGATTGGAGCTTTGATTTCTTCTGTGACATTGTCACGCTAGCTCATAAGACAGATTCATTCAATTCATAA
- a CDS encoding glutamine synthetase family protein, translating to MAIGANFIGNNKGRQSAIEQSMQELEQKGVKFVRLLYSDIHGFPRGKDIPLEFFPSVVEEGQAFCYWNIVDGLDGSPLHAPEMPDRGYPDMKAIPDLSTLAMIPWEKDTVQCLADLVDHEGRKIDISPRQFLKRVTKLFKENLAVTPILAHELEFYLLQKSGNSWERYSDKQGLIYTVGYRSDERGLMQKFMEAGKSLHLQATAANHEHGGGQFEVNMLHGESVAAADRAFSFKNMIKEVAACNGLMATFMGKPFTDQPGSGFHLHLSLVDEHHHHNVFSDPSARDGISKNMKHFMAGILHHAPALTAFLAPTINAYKRLIPNNIAPVAADWGYDNRHRFIRIPPERGSSSRMEIRGGDGAANPYLISAVCLLAGYNGIIKEMELQPETEPGKSLPRTLTESLEKLHADKDLCDLIGNAMVTAYTAVKRTEIERYQTYVTDWELNEYVYHL from the coding sequence ATGGCAATCGGTGCAAATTTCATAGGCAATAACAAAGGGCGCCAGTCCGCTATCGAGCAATCGATGCAGGAATTGGAGCAAAAAGGGGTTAAGTTTGTCCGTCTGCTGTATAGTGATATTCACGGATTTCCGCGTGGAAAGGATATTCCGTTAGAATTCTTCCCTTCTGTTGTGGAAGAAGGGCAGGCATTTTGCTACTGGAATATTGTAGATGGCCTTGATGGAAGTCCGCTGCATGCTCCCGAAATGCCGGATCGTGGCTACCCGGATATGAAAGCGATTCCGGACTTATCGACTCTAGCGATGATCCCGTGGGAGAAGGATACAGTACAGTGTCTGGCTGATCTGGTTGATCATGAGGGACGGAAAATCGATATTTCGCCCAGGCAATTTTTAAAAAGGGTAACGAAGCTATTTAAGGAGAATCTTGCGGTCACGCCTATTCTTGCACACGAATTAGAGTTTTATCTGTTACAAAAGTCGGGGAATAGCTGGGAGCGATATAGCGACAAGCAGGGCTTGATTTATACAGTAGGATACCGTTCGGATGAGCGGGGGCTAATGCAAAAATTTATGGAAGCGGGTAAAAGTTTGCATTTGCAGGCGACCGCTGCGAATCATGAGCATGGTGGCGGTCAATTTGAAGTGAATATGCTGCACGGAGAAAGTGTTGCTGCGGCTGACCGGGCATTCAGTTTTAAAAACATGATCAAAGAAGTGGCAGCTTGTAACGGCTTGATGGCCACATTTATGGGCAAACCGTTTACGGATCAGCCAGGATCGGGCTTTCATCTTCATCTTAGTTTGGTAGATGAGCATCATCATCACAATGTTTTCTCCGACCCATCTGCACGAGATGGAATAAGCAAAAATATGAAACATTTTATGGCAGGTATATTGCATCATGCGCCGGCTCTTACTGCCTTCCTGGCTCCGACCATTAATGCGTATAAGCGGCTCATTCCGAATAATATTGCGCCGGTAGCGGCCGATTGGGGCTATGACAATCGCCATCGCTTCATTCGGATTCCTCCAGAACGTGGTTCTAGCAGCCGGATGGAAATACGGGGTGGCGATGGGGCGGCGAATCCGTATTTGATTTCTGCGGTATGTCTGTTAGCCGGTTATAACGGAATCATAAAGGAAATGGAATTACAGCCAGAGACGGAACCAGGGAAATCACTGCCGCGAACATTGACAGAAAGTCTAGAAAAATTACATGCAGATAAAGACTTGTGTGATTTAATCGGGAATGCGATGGTTACGGCATATACGGCTGTAAAAAGAACGGAAATTGAACGGTATCAAACATATGTAACAGACTGGGAGCTTAACGAATATGTCTACCACTTATAA
- a CDS encoding gamma-glutamyl-gamma-aminobutyrate hydrolase family protein, whose amino-acid sequence MSTTYKHAKKPLIGITTWRRDLPTFLGEKTDLYTIGPEYVEAIEEAGGMPILLPHAKPEAAPLYLDLLDGLLVSGGGDVDPASYGQTNEGKSYDVKSGADAFEIALLHEAYKRRLPTLGICRGFQIMQVAFGGKMLQDLHEVFPLHPKNEGKPEYILSQNHIVSFAEDSILADVYGSVTRTVNTIHHQCVQTVGDGWTPIGWSEDGIIEAVQASGDWLALGVQWHPEKLKDEVEHKLFAYFIQAAGKVEK is encoded by the coding sequence ATGTCTACCACTTATAAACATGCAAAGAAGCCGTTAATCGGCATTACTACATGGAGACGAGATTTACCTACTTTTTTAGGTGAGAAGACGGATTTATATACGATTGGACCAGAATACGTGGAAGCCATTGAAGAGGCAGGAGGAATGCCTATTCTTCTGCCTCATGCCAAACCTGAGGCTGCCCCCTTGTATTTGGATTTGCTAGATGGGTTGCTTGTGTCTGGCGGGGGAGATGTCGATCCTGCTAGTTACGGTCAGACAAATGAGGGCAAGTCTTACGATGTAAAGTCTGGTGCCGACGCTTTTGAGATTGCTTTATTGCACGAGGCGTATAAAAGGAGATTACCGACACTTGGAATTTGCCGGGGCTTTCAAATTATGCAGGTCGCTTTTGGGGGGAAGATGCTGCAAGATCTGCATGAAGTATTTCCGCTTCATCCGAAAAACGAGGGGAAGCCGGAGTATATCTTAAGTCAGAATCATATCGTGTCGTTTGCAGAAGATTCGATTCTAGCCGATGTATACGGAAGTGTAACCCGGACAGTAAACACCATTCATCACCAATGTGTACAAACAGTAGGAGATGGCTGGACTCCGATCGGCTGGAGTGAAGACGGAATTATTGAGGCAGTGCAAGCAAGTGGCGACTGGCTGGCATTAGGTGTGCAGTGGCATCCGGAAAAGTTGAAGGATGAAGTGGAGCATAAGCTGTTTGCGTATTTCATTCAAGCGGCGGGGAAGGTAGAAAAGTAA
- a CDS encoding acetoacetate decarboxylase family protein has translation MSKLNGFSLPLSPEGKANLLPAPPWHYSGDMLLVEYRTDPDAVIALLPDELEPADDPGAVSVIFADWQSCTDNGQEWLDPYHAQYKEAMVYVGAKYKGQPICRCVYIWVDKDFAMLRGWVQGFPKKHGDVWMSRPVTVGKAGPRLAPGGKFGATLSVGGRRLIEAQVNLTGLSEKGPQVNNPPQYNSRHFPRWDSLEPALYEMVTVKGVDKECSPIWEGTADIKVFDSPFEELKALEPKEIIGGFYHSFGYTMIGGEVVEQHKR, from the coding sequence ATGTCAAAGTTAAATGGCTTCTCCTTGCCGCTTTCTCCTGAAGGAAAAGCAAATCTGTTACCGGCTCCTCCCTGGCATTATTCGGGTGATATGCTGCTGGTTGAATATCGCACAGATCCAGATGCGGTAATCGCCCTTCTGCCCGACGAATTGGAACCGGCAGATGATCCGGGGGCTGTCTCGGTTATTTTTGCAGACTGGCAGTCGTGCACGGATAACGGACAGGAATGGCTTGATCCATACCACGCTCAGTACAAAGAAGCGATGGTGTATGTAGGGGCGAAATACAAAGGACAGCCGATTTGTCGTTGCGTCTACATATGGGTGGACAAAGACTTTGCCATGCTGCGCGGCTGGGTTCAAGGATTCCCGAAAAAACACGGAGATGTATGGATGTCCCGTCCGGTTACAGTAGGCAAAGCAGGCCCGCGTCTTGCTCCAGGTGGCAAGTTTGGCGCTACGCTTTCGGTGGGAGGCAGACGCCTTATCGAAGCGCAAGTAAACTTGACTGGTCTGTCTGAAAAAGGCCCGCAGGTGAATAATCCGCCGCAGTACAACAGCCGTCATTTCCCGAGATGGGATAGCCTGGAGCCTGCTCTTTATGAAATGGTAACGGTAAAAGGGGTCGATAAAGAATGCAGTCCGATCTGGGAAGGAACGGCAGACATTAAAGTATTTGATTCGCCATTTGAAGAATTGAAAGCGCTTGAACCAAAAGAAATCATCGGTGGTTTCTATCATTCGTTTGGCTACACGATGATTGGTGGCGAAGTAGTGGAGCAACATAAACGCTAA